The following coding sequences are from one Maniola hyperantus chromosome 7, iAphHyp1.2, whole genome shotgun sequence window:
- the LOC117983547 gene encoding KH domain-containing, RNA-binding, signal transduction-associated protein 2-like isoform X2, translating to MADKYDKNGYNSSDFKRNAGQEAPDEHLEQDGEEGAKINEKAGEYIRELLSEKIKLNAGKFPVSTRLIDQEVAKVQATGRIPARDLKYVDVYREKPVKVAVKVLVPIKEHPKVNFIGKLMGPKGTTMKQLQEETMCKMAVLGRGSIRDRQKEEELRNSLDPKHAHLIDELHVEISALAPPAEAHARIAYALAEVKKYLIPDPADMMRPPPHMHREIMERDFGTPRRPLLQTPSQGHAAHSRPESPPDTGAERWALLETPQSKNVVYRACTVTKRSYSYQNPVVSAGFVPDAPPHAPQRPPRPPTVPRMPPQGMRGMPPKTKVLSILDRARSAMETSYPYEDPYAAPEPHGPRGPPRAPEPDYYSYERGQDRFYEDDSSYYKDEQREYKASARDVGTRRPGPGPSHARHYQRASPYQRAPKPATPQKKRSQ from the exons ATGGCAGACAAATACGATAAAAACGGATACAACAGCAGCGATTTCAAAAGAAACGCTGGTCAAGAAGCGCCAGACGAACACCTAGAACAAGATGGCGAGGAGGGGgcaaaaattaatgaaaaagcCGGCGAATACATTCGGGAACTGTTGAGCGAGAAAATTAAACTCAACGctggaaaatttccagtgtcgACCAGACTTATTGACCAGG AAGTAGCAAAAGTACAGGCAACAGGCAGGATACCAGCCAGAGACCTGAAATATGTGGACGTGTACAGGGAGAAACCTGTCAAAGTTGCTGTCAAAGTACTGGTGCCCATTAAAGAACACCCTAAG GTGAACTTCATAGGCAAGTTGATGGGCCCCAAGGGCACCACCATGAAGCAGCTGCAGGAAGAGACCATGTGCAAGATGGCAGTGCTGGGCAGGGGCTCCATAAGGGACAG acaaaaagaagaagaattgAGGAATTCACTGGACCCCAAGCACGCTCACCTGATAGACGAGCTGCATGTAGAGATTTCAGCATTAGCGCCACCTGCCGAGGCGCATGCGAGGATCGCATATGCACTGGCAGAGGTCAAGAAATACCTCATACCAGACCCTGCTGATATGATGCGACCTCCTCCGCATATGCATCGCGAGATTATGGAGAGAG ATTTTGGGACACCGCGCCGGCCCCTCCTACAAACGCCCTCCCAGGGCCACGCAGCAC ATTCGAGGCCCGAAAGTCCGCCAGATACAGGGGCGGAGCGATGGGCCCTTCTCGAAACGCCCCAGAGCAAGAACGTGGTGTACCGCGCTTGCACCGTCACAAAACGCTCCTATTCCTACCAGAACCCCGTAGTTAGTGCAG GTTTTGTTCCAGACGCGCCCCCGCATGCGCCGCAGCGGCCACCGCGCCCGCCCACTGTTCCCCGCATGCCGCCGCAGGGCATGCGCGGCATGCCGCCTAAGACCAAGGTGCTCAGCATTCTTGACAGGGCACGCTCCGCCATGGAGACGTCCTACCCGTACGAAGACCCGTACGCGGCGCCGGAACCGCAT GGGCCGCGTGGTCCCCCGCGCGCGCCTGAGCCGGACTACTACAGCTACGAGCGTGGCCAGGACCGCTTCTACGAGGACGATTCGAGCTATTACAAGGACGAGCAGCGTGAATACAAGGCCTCGGCCCGCGACGTGGGGACCCGCCGCCCGGGCCCCGGGCCCTCGCACGCGCGCCACTACCAGCGCGCCTCGCCCTACCAGCGCGCGCCCAA GCCAGCCACACCTCAGAAGAAACGCTCTCAGTAA
- the LOC117983547 gene encoding KH domain-containing, RNA-binding, signal transduction-associated protein 2-like isoform X4 — translation MADKYDKNGYNSSDFKRNAGQEAPDEHLEQDGEEGAKINEKAGEYIRELLSEKIKLNAGKFPVSTRLIDQEVAKVQATGRIPARDLKYVDVYREKPVKVAVKVLVPIKEHPKVNFIGKLMGPKGTTMKQLQEETMCKMAVLGRGSIRDRQKEEELRNSLDPKHAHLIDELHVEISALAPPAEAHARIAYALAEVKKYLIPDPADMMRPPPHMHREIMERDFGTPRRPLLQTPSQGHAAHSRPESPPDTGAERWALLETPQSKNVVYRACTVTKRSYSYQNPVVSAGFVPDAPPHAPQRPPRPPTVPRMPPQGMRGMPPKTKVLSILDRARSAMETSYPYEDPYAAPEPHVRQGPRGPPRAPEPDYYSYERGQDRFYEDDSSYYKDEQREYKASARDVGTRRPGPGPSHARHYQRASPYQRAPK, via the exons ATGGCAGACAAATACGATAAAAACGGATACAACAGCAGCGATTTCAAAAGAAACGCTGGTCAAGAAGCGCCAGACGAACACCTAGAACAAGATGGCGAGGAGGGGgcaaaaattaatgaaaaagcCGGCGAATACATTCGGGAACTGTTGAGCGAGAAAATTAAACTCAACGctggaaaatttccagtgtcgACCAGACTTATTGACCAGG AAGTAGCAAAAGTACAGGCAACAGGCAGGATACCAGCCAGAGACCTGAAATATGTGGACGTGTACAGGGAGAAACCTGTCAAAGTTGCTGTCAAAGTACTGGTGCCCATTAAAGAACACCCTAAG GTGAACTTCATAGGCAAGTTGATGGGCCCCAAGGGCACCACCATGAAGCAGCTGCAGGAAGAGACCATGTGCAAGATGGCAGTGCTGGGCAGGGGCTCCATAAGGGACAG acaaaaagaagaagaattgAGGAATTCACTGGACCCCAAGCACGCTCACCTGATAGACGAGCTGCATGTAGAGATTTCAGCATTAGCGCCACCTGCCGAGGCGCATGCGAGGATCGCATATGCACTGGCAGAGGTCAAGAAATACCTCATACCAGACCCTGCTGATATGATGCGACCTCCTCCGCATATGCATCGCGAGATTATGGAGAGAG ATTTTGGGACACCGCGCCGGCCCCTCCTACAAACGCCCTCCCAGGGCCACGCAGCAC ATTCGAGGCCCGAAAGTCCGCCAGATACAGGGGCGGAGCGATGGGCCCTTCTCGAAACGCCCCAGAGCAAGAACGTGGTGTACCGCGCTTGCACCGTCACAAAACGCTCCTATTCCTACCAGAACCCCGTAGTTAGTGCAG GTTTTGTTCCAGACGCGCCCCCGCATGCGCCGCAGCGGCCACCGCGCCCGCCCACTGTTCCCCGCATGCCGCCGCAGGGCATGCGCGGCATGCCGCCTAAGACCAAGGTGCTCAGCATTCTTGACAGGGCACGCTCCGCCATGGAGACGTCCTACCCGTACGAAGACCCGTACGCGGCGCCGGAACCGCATGTCAGACAG GGGCCGCGTGGTCCCCCGCGCGCGCCTGAGCCGGACTACTACAGCTACGAGCGTGGCCAGGACCGCTTCTACGAGGACGATTCGAGCTATTACAAGGACGAGCAGCGTGAATACAAGGCCTCGGCCCGCGACGTGGGGACCCGCCGCCCGGGCCCCGGGCCCTCGCACGCGCGCCACTACCAGCGCGCCTCGCCCTACCAGCGCGCGCCCAAGTAG
- the LOC117983547 gene encoding KH domain-containing, RNA-binding, signal transduction-associated protein 2-like isoform X1: MADKYDKNGYNSSDFKRNAGQEAPDEHLEQDGEEGAKINEKAGEYIRELLSEKIKLNAGKFPVSTRLIDQEVAKVQATGRIPARDLKYVDVYREKPVKVAVKVLVPIKEHPKVNFIGKLMGPKGTTMKQLQEETMCKMAVLGRGSIRDRQKEEELRNSLDPKHAHLIDELHVEISALAPPAEAHARIAYALAEVKKYLIPDPADMMRPPPHMHREIMERDFGTPRRPLLQTPSQGHAAHSRPESPPDTGAERWALLETPQSKNVVYRACTVTKRSYSYQNPVVSAGFVPDAPPHAPQRPPRPPTVPRMPPQGMRGMPPKTKVLSILDRARSAMETSYPYEDPYAAPEPHVRQGPRGPPRAPEPDYYSYERGQDRFYEDDSSYYKDEQREYKASARDVGTRRPGPGPSHARHYQRASPYQRAPKPATPQKKRSQ, translated from the exons ATGGCAGACAAATACGATAAAAACGGATACAACAGCAGCGATTTCAAAAGAAACGCTGGTCAAGAAGCGCCAGACGAACACCTAGAACAAGATGGCGAGGAGGGGgcaaaaattaatgaaaaagcCGGCGAATACATTCGGGAACTGTTGAGCGAGAAAATTAAACTCAACGctggaaaatttccagtgtcgACCAGACTTATTGACCAGG AAGTAGCAAAAGTACAGGCAACAGGCAGGATACCAGCCAGAGACCTGAAATATGTGGACGTGTACAGGGAGAAACCTGTCAAAGTTGCTGTCAAAGTACTGGTGCCCATTAAAGAACACCCTAAG GTGAACTTCATAGGCAAGTTGATGGGCCCCAAGGGCACCACCATGAAGCAGCTGCAGGAAGAGACCATGTGCAAGATGGCAGTGCTGGGCAGGGGCTCCATAAGGGACAG acaaaaagaagaagaattgAGGAATTCACTGGACCCCAAGCACGCTCACCTGATAGACGAGCTGCATGTAGAGATTTCAGCATTAGCGCCACCTGCCGAGGCGCATGCGAGGATCGCATATGCACTGGCAGAGGTCAAGAAATACCTCATACCAGACCCTGCTGATATGATGCGACCTCCTCCGCATATGCATCGCGAGATTATGGAGAGAG ATTTTGGGACACCGCGCCGGCCCCTCCTACAAACGCCCTCCCAGGGCCACGCAGCAC ATTCGAGGCCCGAAAGTCCGCCAGATACAGGGGCGGAGCGATGGGCCCTTCTCGAAACGCCCCAGAGCAAGAACGTGGTGTACCGCGCTTGCACCGTCACAAAACGCTCCTATTCCTACCAGAACCCCGTAGTTAGTGCAG GTTTTGTTCCAGACGCGCCCCCGCATGCGCCGCAGCGGCCACCGCGCCCGCCCACTGTTCCCCGCATGCCGCCGCAGGGCATGCGCGGCATGCCGCCTAAGACCAAGGTGCTCAGCATTCTTGACAGGGCACGCTCCGCCATGGAGACGTCCTACCCGTACGAAGACCCGTACGCGGCGCCGGAACCGCATGTCAGACAG GGGCCGCGTGGTCCCCCGCGCGCGCCTGAGCCGGACTACTACAGCTACGAGCGTGGCCAGGACCGCTTCTACGAGGACGATTCGAGCTATTACAAGGACGAGCAGCGTGAATACAAGGCCTCGGCCCGCGACGTGGGGACCCGCCGCCCGGGCCCCGGGCCCTCGCACGCGCGCCACTACCAGCGCGCCTCGCCCTACCAGCGCGCGCCCAA GCCAGCCACACCTCAGAAGAAACGCTCTCAGTAA
- the LOC117983547 gene encoding glycine-rich protein GRP33-like isoform X7 has product MADKYDKNGYNSSDFKRNAGQEAPDEHLEQDGEEGAKINEKAGEYIRELLSEKIKLNAGKFPVSTRLIDQEVAKVQATGRIPARDLKYVDVYREKPVKVAVKVLVPIKEHPKVNFIGKLMGPKGTTMKQLQEETMCKMAVLGRGSIRDRQKEEELRNSLDPKHAHLIDELHVEISALAPPAEAHARIAYALAEVKKYLIPDPADMMRPPPHMHREIMERGFVPDAPPHAPQRPPRPPTVPRMPPQGMRGMPPKTKVLSILDRARSAMETSYPYEDPYAAPEPHVRQGPRGPPRAPEPDYYSYERGQDRFYEDDSSYYKDEQREYKASARDVGTRRPGPGPSHARHYQRASPYQRAPKPATPQKKRSQ; this is encoded by the exons ATGGCAGACAAATACGATAAAAACGGATACAACAGCAGCGATTTCAAAAGAAACGCTGGTCAAGAAGCGCCAGACGAACACCTAGAACAAGATGGCGAGGAGGGGgcaaaaattaatgaaaaagcCGGCGAATACATTCGGGAACTGTTGAGCGAGAAAATTAAACTCAACGctggaaaatttccagtgtcgACCAGACTTATTGACCAGG AAGTAGCAAAAGTACAGGCAACAGGCAGGATACCAGCCAGAGACCTGAAATATGTGGACGTGTACAGGGAGAAACCTGTCAAAGTTGCTGTCAAAGTACTGGTGCCCATTAAAGAACACCCTAAG GTGAACTTCATAGGCAAGTTGATGGGCCCCAAGGGCACCACCATGAAGCAGCTGCAGGAAGAGACCATGTGCAAGATGGCAGTGCTGGGCAGGGGCTCCATAAGGGACAG acaaaaagaagaagaattgAGGAATTCACTGGACCCCAAGCACGCTCACCTGATAGACGAGCTGCATGTAGAGATTTCAGCATTAGCGCCACCTGCCGAGGCGCATGCGAGGATCGCATATGCACTGGCAGAGGTCAAGAAATACCTCATACCAGACCCTGCTGATATGATGCGACCTCCTCCGCATATGCATCGCGAGATTATGGAGAGAG GTTTTGTTCCAGACGCGCCCCCGCATGCGCCGCAGCGGCCACCGCGCCCGCCCACTGTTCCCCGCATGCCGCCGCAGGGCATGCGCGGCATGCCGCCTAAGACCAAGGTGCTCAGCATTCTTGACAGGGCACGCTCCGCCATGGAGACGTCCTACCCGTACGAAGACCCGTACGCGGCGCCGGAACCGCATGTCAGACAG GGGCCGCGTGGTCCCCCGCGCGCGCCTGAGCCGGACTACTACAGCTACGAGCGTGGCCAGGACCGCTTCTACGAGGACGATTCGAGCTATTACAAGGACGAGCAGCGTGAATACAAGGCCTCGGCCCGCGACGTGGGGACCCGCCGCCCGGGCCCCGGGCCCTCGCACGCGCGCCACTACCAGCGCGCCTCGCCCTACCAGCGCGCGCCCAA GCCAGCCACACCTCAGAAGAAACGCTCTCAGTAA
- the LOC117983547 gene encoding KH domain-containing, RNA-binding, signal transduction-associated protein 2-like isoform X6, which translates to MADKYDKNGYNSSDFKRNAGQEAPDEHLEQDGEEGAKINEKAGEYIRELLSEKIKLNAGKFPVSTRLIDQEVAKVQATGRIPARDLKYVDVYREKPVKVAVKVLVPIKEHPKVNFIGKLMGPKGTTMKQLQEETMCKMAVLGRGSIRDRQKEEELRNSLDPKHAHLIDELHVEISALAPPAEAHARIAYALAEVKKYLIPDPADMMRPPPHMHREIMERDFGTPRRPLLQTPSQGHAAHAPPHAPQRPPRPPTVPRMPPQGMRGMPPKTKVLSILDRARSAMETSYPYEDPYAAPEPHVRQGPRGPPRAPEPDYYSYERGQDRFYEDDSSYYKDEQREYKASARDVGTRRPGPGPSHARHYQRASPYQRAPKPATPQKKRSQ; encoded by the exons ATGGCAGACAAATACGATAAAAACGGATACAACAGCAGCGATTTCAAAAGAAACGCTGGTCAAGAAGCGCCAGACGAACACCTAGAACAAGATGGCGAGGAGGGGgcaaaaattaatgaaaaagcCGGCGAATACATTCGGGAACTGTTGAGCGAGAAAATTAAACTCAACGctggaaaatttccagtgtcgACCAGACTTATTGACCAGG AAGTAGCAAAAGTACAGGCAACAGGCAGGATACCAGCCAGAGACCTGAAATATGTGGACGTGTACAGGGAGAAACCTGTCAAAGTTGCTGTCAAAGTACTGGTGCCCATTAAAGAACACCCTAAG GTGAACTTCATAGGCAAGTTGATGGGCCCCAAGGGCACCACCATGAAGCAGCTGCAGGAAGAGACCATGTGCAAGATGGCAGTGCTGGGCAGGGGCTCCATAAGGGACAG acaaaaagaagaagaattgAGGAATTCACTGGACCCCAAGCACGCTCACCTGATAGACGAGCTGCATGTAGAGATTTCAGCATTAGCGCCACCTGCCGAGGCGCATGCGAGGATCGCATATGCACTGGCAGAGGTCAAGAAATACCTCATACCAGACCCTGCTGATATGATGCGACCTCCTCCGCATATGCATCGCGAGATTATGGAGAGAG ATTTTGGGACACCGCGCCGGCCCCTCCTACAAACGCCCTCCCAGGGCCACGCAGCAC ACGCGCCCCCGCATGCGCCGCAGCGGCCACCGCGCCCGCCCACTGTTCCCCGCATGCCGCCGCAGGGCATGCGCGGCATGCCGCCTAAGACCAAGGTGCTCAGCATTCTTGACAGGGCACGCTCCGCCATGGAGACGTCCTACCCGTACGAAGACCCGTACGCGGCGCCGGAACCGCATGTCAGACAG GGGCCGCGTGGTCCCCCGCGCGCGCCTGAGCCGGACTACTACAGCTACGAGCGTGGCCAGGACCGCTTCTACGAGGACGATTCGAGCTATTACAAGGACGAGCAGCGTGAATACAAGGCCTCGGCCCGCGACGTGGGGACCCGCCGCCCGGGCCCCGGGCCCTCGCACGCGCGCCACTACCAGCGCGCCTCGCCCTACCAGCGCGCGCCCAA GCCAGCCACACCTCAGAAGAAACGCTCTCAGTAA
- the LOC117983547 gene encoding glycine-rich protein GRP33-like isoform X8, whose translation MADKYDKNGYNSSDFKRNAGQEAPDEHLEQDGEEGAKINEKAGEYIRELLSEKIKLNAGKFPVSTRLIDQEVAKVQATGRIPARDLKYVDVYREKPVKVAVKVLVPIKEHPKVNFIGKLMGPKGTTMKQLQEETMCKMAVLGRGSIRDRQKEEELRNSLDPKHAHLIDELHVEISALAPPAEAHARIAYALAEVKKYLIPDPADMMRPPPHMHREIMERDAPPHAPQRPPRPPTVPRMPPQGMRGMPPKTKVLSILDRARSAMETSYPYEDPYAAPEPHVRQGPRGPPRAPEPDYYSYERGQDRFYEDDSSYYKDEQREYKASARDVGTRRPGPGPSHARHYQRASPYQRAPKPATPQKKRSQ comes from the exons ATGGCAGACAAATACGATAAAAACGGATACAACAGCAGCGATTTCAAAAGAAACGCTGGTCAAGAAGCGCCAGACGAACACCTAGAACAAGATGGCGAGGAGGGGgcaaaaattaatgaaaaagcCGGCGAATACATTCGGGAACTGTTGAGCGAGAAAATTAAACTCAACGctggaaaatttccagtgtcgACCAGACTTATTGACCAGG AAGTAGCAAAAGTACAGGCAACAGGCAGGATACCAGCCAGAGACCTGAAATATGTGGACGTGTACAGGGAGAAACCTGTCAAAGTTGCTGTCAAAGTACTGGTGCCCATTAAAGAACACCCTAAG GTGAACTTCATAGGCAAGTTGATGGGCCCCAAGGGCACCACCATGAAGCAGCTGCAGGAAGAGACCATGTGCAAGATGGCAGTGCTGGGCAGGGGCTCCATAAGGGACAG acaaaaagaagaagaattgAGGAATTCACTGGACCCCAAGCACGCTCACCTGATAGACGAGCTGCATGTAGAGATTTCAGCATTAGCGCCACCTGCCGAGGCGCATGCGAGGATCGCATATGCACTGGCAGAGGTCAAGAAATACCTCATACCAGACCCTGCTGATATGATGCGACCTCCTCCGCATATGCATCGCGAGATTATGGAGAGAG ACGCGCCCCCGCATGCGCCGCAGCGGCCACCGCGCCCGCCCACTGTTCCCCGCATGCCGCCGCAGGGCATGCGCGGCATGCCGCCTAAGACCAAGGTGCTCAGCATTCTTGACAGGGCACGCTCCGCCATGGAGACGTCCTACCCGTACGAAGACCCGTACGCGGCGCCGGAACCGCATGTCAGACAG GGGCCGCGTGGTCCCCCGCGCGCGCCTGAGCCGGACTACTACAGCTACGAGCGTGGCCAGGACCGCTTCTACGAGGACGATTCGAGCTATTACAAGGACGAGCAGCGTGAATACAAGGCCTCGGCCCGCGACGTGGGGACCCGCCGCCCGGGCCCCGGGCCCTCGCACGCGCGCCACTACCAGCGCGCCTCGCCCTACCAGCGCGCGCCCAA GCCAGCCACACCTCAGAAGAAACGCTCTCAGTAA
- the LOC117983547 gene encoding KH domain-containing, RNA-binding, signal transduction-associated protein 2-like isoform X5, with product MADKYDKNGYNSSDFKRNAGQEAPDEHLEQDGEEGAKINEKAGEYIRELLSEKIKLNAGKFPVSTRLIDQEVAKVQATGRIPARDLKYVDVYREKPVKVAVKVLVPIKEHPKVNFIGKLMGPKGTTMKQLQEETMCKMAVLGRGSIRDRQKEEELRNSLDPKHAHLIDELHVEISALAPPAEAHARIAYALAEVKKYLIPDPADMMRPPPHMHREIMERDFGTPRRPLLQTPSQGHAARFVPDAPPHAPQRPPRPPTVPRMPPQGMRGMPPKTKVLSILDRARSAMETSYPYEDPYAAPEPHVRQGPRGPPRAPEPDYYSYERGQDRFYEDDSSYYKDEQREYKASARDVGTRRPGPGPSHARHYQRASPYQRAPKPATPQKKRSQ from the exons ATGGCAGACAAATACGATAAAAACGGATACAACAGCAGCGATTTCAAAAGAAACGCTGGTCAAGAAGCGCCAGACGAACACCTAGAACAAGATGGCGAGGAGGGGgcaaaaattaatgaaaaagcCGGCGAATACATTCGGGAACTGTTGAGCGAGAAAATTAAACTCAACGctggaaaatttccagtgtcgACCAGACTTATTGACCAGG AAGTAGCAAAAGTACAGGCAACAGGCAGGATACCAGCCAGAGACCTGAAATATGTGGACGTGTACAGGGAGAAACCTGTCAAAGTTGCTGTCAAAGTACTGGTGCCCATTAAAGAACACCCTAAG GTGAACTTCATAGGCAAGTTGATGGGCCCCAAGGGCACCACCATGAAGCAGCTGCAGGAAGAGACCATGTGCAAGATGGCAGTGCTGGGCAGGGGCTCCATAAGGGACAG acaaaaagaagaagaattgAGGAATTCACTGGACCCCAAGCACGCTCACCTGATAGACGAGCTGCATGTAGAGATTTCAGCATTAGCGCCACCTGCCGAGGCGCATGCGAGGATCGCATATGCACTGGCAGAGGTCAAGAAATACCTCATACCAGACCCTGCTGATATGATGCGACCTCCTCCGCATATGCATCGCGAGATTATGGAGAGAG ATTTTGGGACACCGCGCCGGCCCCTCCTACAAACGCCCTCCCAGGGCCACGCAGCAC GTTTTGTTCCAGACGCGCCCCCGCATGCGCCGCAGCGGCCACCGCGCCCGCCCACTGTTCCCCGCATGCCGCCGCAGGGCATGCGCGGCATGCCGCCTAAGACCAAGGTGCTCAGCATTCTTGACAGGGCACGCTCCGCCATGGAGACGTCCTACCCGTACGAAGACCCGTACGCGGCGCCGGAACCGCATGTCAGACAG GGGCCGCGTGGTCCCCCGCGCGCGCCTGAGCCGGACTACTACAGCTACGAGCGTGGCCAGGACCGCTTCTACGAGGACGATTCGAGCTATTACAAGGACGAGCAGCGTGAATACAAGGCCTCGGCCCGCGACGTGGGGACCCGCCGCCCGGGCCCCGGGCCCTCGCACGCGCGCCACTACCAGCGCGCCTCGCCCTACCAGCGCGCGCCCAA GCCAGCCACACCTCAGAAGAAACGCTCTCAGTAA
- the LOC117983547 gene encoding KH domain-containing, RNA-binding, signal transduction-associated protein 2-like isoform X3, whose amino-acid sequence MADKYDKNGYNSSDFKRNAGQEAPDEHLEQDGEEGAKINEKAGEYIRELLSEKIKLNAGKFPVSTRLIDQEVAKVQATGRIPARDLKYVDVYREKPVKVAVKVLVPIKEHPKVNFIGKLMGPKGTTMKQLQEETMCKMAVLGRGSIRDRQKEEELRNSLDPKHAHLIDELHVEISALAPPAEAHARIAYALAEVKKYLIPDPADMMRPPPHMHREIMERDFGTPRRPLLQTPSQGHAAHSRPESPPDTGAERWALLETPQSKNVVYRACTVTKRSYSYQNPVVSADAPPHAPQRPPRPPTVPRMPPQGMRGMPPKTKVLSILDRARSAMETSYPYEDPYAAPEPHVRQGPRGPPRAPEPDYYSYERGQDRFYEDDSSYYKDEQREYKASARDVGTRRPGPGPSHARHYQRASPYQRAPKPATPQKKRSQ is encoded by the exons ATGGCAGACAAATACGATAAAAACGGATACAACAGCAGCGATTTCAAAAGAAACGCTGGTCAAGAAGCGCCAGACGAACACCTAGAACAAGATGGCGAGGAGGGGgcaaaaattaatgaaaaagcCGGCGAATACATTCGGGAACTGTTGAGCGAGAAAATTAAACTCAACGctggaaaatttccagtgtcgACCAGACTTATTGACCAGG AAGTAGCAAAAGTACAGGCAACAGGCAGGATACCAGCCAGAGACCTGAAATATGTGGACGTGTACAGGGAGAAACCTGTCAAAGTTGCTGTCAAAGTACTGGTGCCCATTAAAGAACACCCTAAG GTGAACTTCATAGGCAAGTTGATGGGCCCCAAGGGCACCACCATGAAGCAGCTGCAGGAAGAGACCATGTGCAAGATGGCAGTGCTGGGCAGGGGCTCCATAAGGGACAG acaaaaagaagaagaattgAGGAATTCACTGGACCCCAAGCACGCTCACCTGATAGACGAGCTGCATGTAGAGATTTCAGCATTAGCGCCACCTGCCGAGGCGCATGCGAGGATCGCATATGCACTGGCAGAGGTCAAGAAATACCTCATACCAGACCCTGCTGATATGATGCGACCTCCTCCGCATATGCATCGCGAGATTATGGAGAGAG ATTTTGGGACACCGCGCCGGCCCCTCCTACAAACGCCCTCCCAGGGCCACGCAGCAC ATTCGAGGCCCGAAAGTCCGCCAGATACAGGGGCGGAGCGATGGGCCCTTCTCGAAACGCCCCAGAGCAAGAACGTGGTGTACCGCGCTTGCACCGTCACAAAACGCTCCTATTCCTACCAGAACCCCGTAGTTAGTGCAG ACGCGCCCCCGCATGCGCCGCAGCGGCCACCGCGCCCGCCCACTGTTCCCCGCATGCCGCCGCAGGGCATGCGCGGCATGCCGCCTAAGACCAAGGTGCTCAGCATTCTTGACAGGGCACGCTCCGCCATGGAGACGTCCTACCCGTACGAAGACCCGTACGCGGCGCCGGAACCGCATGTCAGACAG GGGCCGCGTGGTCCCCCGCGCGCGCCTGAGCCGGACTACTACAGCTACGAGCGTGGCCAGGACCGCTTCTACGAGGACGATTCGAGCTATTACAAGGACGAGCAGCGTGAATACAAGGCCTCGGCCCGCGACGTGGGGACCCGCCGCCCGGGCCCCGGGCCCTCGCACGCGCGCCACTACCAGCGCGCCTCGCCCTACCAGCGCGCGCCCAA GCCAGCCACACCTCAGAAGAAACGCTCTCAGTAA